The following proteins are co-located in the Polymorphospora rubra genome:
- a CDS encoding peptidoglycan D,D-transpeptidase FtsI family protein gives MAPRSNEPRRDTEVPRRGSSRSAAGRDSQGRGTTGDGDAPERRLGGISDARSYTPRGRTVRDAGRPDRSADPFRPALQVLDGGRKGPVRRTPTQPARGSDRAGGRDDQDGTAGRAGRDGTGRAGSGRAAGREGAGRTAGGPERGRTGGNRAVRGPGVAPAPRRGTGRTATDRKQPVRPHRKPRPPKLASPNRRLRFGSFLALTLFAVIGIRLIVIQVVDTPAYADGGLAGRLSNPVVIPAPRGTIYDRDGAVLAHSVEARYVYADPTEVTDPAAAAAALSPLLGIPKSQLLPRLVPQKRPDGNESQFEYLARGVDIDTAKQITGLNIAGIGIHRDERREVPGGDLGANLIGFTGDDMHGLEGIEGRYDDVLRGVNGERIFEIGGGDLNKAIPDGYLKETDPQPGSSLVLTIDRDLQFEVQRILSEAMARVRATTGTVVVMDIRTGEVLAQASHPTYDAANWKPSKPTDREDVATSFVVDPGSVHKPIVFGAALEEGVIAPDGTLPVPATINKGGTTYRDSRNAQGAQMSLAGMMAYSSNVGTIMLADQLGPQRLHDYQLRFGLGKPTGEGMPGEAAGRVLDPKDWNGSSPGSIPIGHSVDVTPLQMTAVYAAIANGGTWVQPSLIRETVGPDGTRTPAAAPETRRVISPENAAALRTVMEAVTTVPGATGLKAAIPGYRVAGKTGTGSRVVDGRYAPGEVASFIGMAPADNPRYVVSVFAHTPGGGGGDIAAPTFKDIMAFTLLHYRVPPTGTEPPEFVVFPK, from the coding sequence ATGGCACCAAGGTCGAACGAGCCGCGCCGGGACACGGAAGTGCCCCGGCGCGGCTCGTCCCGGTCGGCGGCCGGTCGGGACAGCCAGGGCCGGGGCACCACCGGCGACGGGGACGCCCCCGAGCGACGGCTCGGCGGGATCTCGGACGCGCGGTCGTACACCCCCCGGGGCCGTACGGTGCGCGACGCCGGCCGCCCGGACCGCAGCGCGGATCCGTTCCGGCCGGCGCTCCAGGTGCTCGACGGCGGGCGCAAGGGGCCGGTCCGGCGTACGCCGACCCAGCCGGCGCGCGGATCGGACCGCGCCGGTGGCCGGGACGACCAGGACGGTACGGCCGGCCGGGCGGGTCGGGACGGCACCGGCCGCGCCGGCTCGGGCCGGGCCGCCGGCCGCGAGGGGGCCGGCCGGACCGCCGGTGGCCCGGAACGTGGCCGGACCGGCGGGAACCGGGCGGTCCGCGGCCCCGGTGTCGCGCCGGCACCACGCCGTGGCACCGGCCGCACCGCCACCGACCGTAAGCAGCCGGTCCGGCCGCACCGCAAGCCGCGGCCGCCGAAACTGGCCAGCCCGAACCGGCGGCTGCGGTTCGGCAGCTTCCTCGCCCTGACGCTCTTCGCGGTCATCGGCATCCGGCTGATCGTCATCCAGGTCGTGGACACCCCCGCGTACGCCGACGGCGGGCTCGCCGGCCGGCTCAGCAACCCGGTCGTCATCCCGGCACCCCGGGGCACCATCTACGACCGGGACGGCGCGGTGCTCGCGCACAGCGTCGAGGCCCGGTACGTCTACGCCGACCCGACCGAGGTCACCGACCCGGCCGCGGCCGCCGCCGCGCTGTCGCCGCTGCTCGGCATCCCGAAGTCGCAACTGCTGCCGCGGCTGGTGCCGCAGAAGCGCCCGGACGGGAACGAGTCGCAGTTCGAATACCTGGCCCGGGGCGTCGACATCGACACCGCCAAGCAGATCACCGGGCTGAACATCGCCGGCATCGGGATCCACCGCGACGAGCGGCGCGAGGTGCCCGGCGGCGACCTCGGCGCCAACCTGATCGGGTTCACCGGCGACGACATGCACGGCCTGGAGGGCATCGAGGGCCGGTACGACGACGTCCTGCGCGGGGTCAACGGCGAGCGGATCTTCGAGATCGGGGGCGGCGACCTCAACAAGGCGATCCCGGACGGCTACCTCAAGGAGACCGACCCGCAGCCGGGCAGTTCCCTGGTGCTGACCATCGACCGCGACCTGCAGTTCGAGGTCCAGCGCATCCTCAGCGAGGCGATGGCCCGGGTCAGGGCGACCACCGGCACCGTCGTCGTGATGGACATCCGGACCGGCGAGGTGCTCGCCCAGGCCAGCCATCCGACGTACGACGCGGCGAACTGGAAGCCCAGCAAGCCGACCGACCGGGAGGACGTCGCGACGAGCTTCGTCGTCGACCCGGGTTCGGTGCACAAGCCGATCGTGTTCGGGGCCGCGCTGGAGGAGGGCGTGATCGCGCCGGACGGCACGCTGCCGGTGCCGGCGACCATCAACAAGGGCGGCACCACCTACCGCGACAGCCGCAACGCGCAGGGCGCCCAGATGAGCCTGGCCGGCATGATGGCGTACTCGTCCAACGTCGGCACGATCATGCTCGCCGACCAGCTCGGACCGCAGCGGCTCCACGACTACCAGCTCAGGTTCGGGCTGGGCAAGCCGACCGGTGAGGGCATGCCGGGCGAGGCGGCCGGCCGGGTGCTCGATCCGAAGGACTGGAACGGCTCGTCGCCGGGCTCGATCCCGATCGGGCACAGCGTCGACGTCACCCCGCTGCAGATGACCGCCGTCTACGCGGCGATCGCCAACGGCGGCACCTGGGTGCAGCCGAGCCTGATCCGCGAGACGGTCGGCCCGGACGGGACCCGTACGCCGGCGGCGGCGCCGGAGACCCGCCGGGTGATCAGCCCGGAGAACGCGGCCGCGCTGCGTACGGTGATGGAGGCGGTGACGACCGTGCCGGGCGCGACCGGGCTCAAGGCCGCCATCCCGGGCTACCGGGTGGCCGGCAAGACCGGCACCGGTTCGCGGGTGGTCGACGGCCGGTACGCGCCGGGCGAGGTCGCCTCGTTCATCGGGATGGCCCCGGCCGACAACCCGCGGTACGTGGTGTCGGTGTTCGCCCACACCCCCGGCGGTGGTGGCGGCGACATCGCGGCGCCGACGTTCAAGGACATCATGGCGTTCACGCTGCTGCACTACCGGGTGCCGCCGACCGGCACGGAGCCGCCGGAGTTCGTCGTCTTCCCGAAGTAG
- a CDS encoding UDP-N-acetylmuramoyl-L-alanyl-D-glutamate--2,6-diaminopimelate ligase encodes MPGNPRPHTVTSQRLAGLAALLGVTLPDGAAALTVTGVTHASGDVLPGDLYAALPGARRHGAEFVAGAAAAGAVAVLTDPAGAPAAAAAGLPALVVDDPRAVLGTVASAVYGDPTSDLVVIGITGTAGKTSTAYLVESGLRAAGHVTGLIGTVETRLGDLTVDSVRTTPEATDLHAMLAAARERGVTALVMEVSSHALAMGRVGGVRFSVGGYTNFGQDHLDFHADSADYFAAKAQLFDGRCGIEVLNLDDPALLPLHKPATVTYSAAGDPAATWRATDVSGTGYEQRFVAHGPGGVAVDAGVALPGRHNVANALLAIAALAAVGVDPVTAAAGVAACRGVPGRLELVDAPGPVRGVVDYAHKPDAIVAVLAALRDLVGGGQGRLICLIGAGGDRDRGKRTVMGAAAARGADLVLVTDDNPRSEDPAAIRAEVLRGAAETGSGARIVEVAGRRAAIDEAVRLAEPGDVVALLGKGHERGQEVAGVTHPFDDRVELGAALAARFGHLVGQR; translated from the coding sequence GTGCCCGGCAATCCGCGACCCCACACCGTCACTTCCCAACGGCTGGCCGGCCTCGCCGCGCTGCTCGGCGTCACACTCCCCGACGGCGCCGCGGCGCTGACGGTCACCGGGGTGACGCACGCCAGCGGCGACGTGCTGCCCGGCGACCTCTACGCCGCCCTGCCGGGTGCCCGCCGGCACGGCGCCGAGTTCGTGGCCGGCGCGGCGGCGGCCGGCGCGGTCGCCGTACTCACCGATCCGGCCGGCGCCCCGGCCGCCGCCGCGGCGGGCCTGCCGGCGCTGGTCGTCGACGACCCCCGGGCGGTGCTCGGCACGGTCGCCTCGGCCGTGTACGGCGATCCCACCAGTGACCTCGTCGTCATCGGCATCACCGGAACCGCGGGCAAGACCTCGACCGCCTACCTTGTCGAGTCCGGGCTGCGCGCCGCCGGCCACGTCACCGGCCTGATCGGGACCGTCGAGACCCGGCTCGGCGACCTGACCGTGGACAGCGTCCGCACCACGCCGGAGGCCACCGACCTGCACGCGATGCTCGCCGCCGCCCGCGAGCGCGGCGTGACCGCACTGGTCATGGAGGTGTCCAGCCACGCGCTGGCGATGGGCCGGGTCGGCGGGGTCCGGTTCTCGGTCGGCGGCTACACCAACTTCGGCCAGGACCACCTGGACTTCCACGCCGACAGCGCGGACTACTTCGCCGCCAAGGCGCAGCTCTTCGACGGCCGGTGCGGGATCGAGGTGCTCAACCTCGACGACCCGGCACTGCTGCCGCTGCACAAGCCGGCCACGGTGACCTACTCCGCCGCCGGTGACCCGGCCGCGACCTGGCGGGCGACCGACGTCAGCGGCACCGGCTACGAGCAGCGGTTCGTGGCCCACGGACCCGGCGGGGTCGCGGTCGACGCCGGGGTGGCGCTGCCCGGCCGGCACAACGTCGCCAACGCCCTGCTCGCCATCGCGGCCCTGGCCGCCGTCGGCGTCGACCCGGTCACCGCCGCCGCCGGCGTGGCCGCCTGCCGTGGCGTACCCGGCCGGCTGGAGCTGGTCGACGCGCCGGGCCCGGTGCGCGGCGTGGTCGACTACGCGCACAAGCCCGACGCGATCGTGGCCGTCCTGGCCGCGCTGCGCGACCTGGTCGGCGGCGGGCAGGGTCGGCTGATCTGCCTCATCGGTGCCGGCGGCGACCGGGACCGGGGCAAACGTACGGTCATGGGCGCGGCCGCCGCCCGCGGCGCCGACCTGGTCCTGGTCACCGACGACAACCCACGCTCGGAGGACCCGGCGGCGATCCGGGCCGAGGTGCTGCGCGGCGCCGCCGAGACCGGCTCGGGCGCCCGGATCGTCGAGGTCGCCGGCCGCCGGGCCGCGATCGACGAGGCCGTCCGGTTGGCCGAGCCGGGCGACGTGGTCGCGCTGCTCGGCAAGGGACACGAACGCGGTCAGGAGGTCGCCGGGGTCACCCACCCGTTCGACGACCGGGTCGAGTTGGGCGCCGCGCTCGCCGCCCGCTTCGGACACCTGGTGGGGCAGCGATGA